From the Pangasianodon hypophthalmus isolate fPanHyp1 chromosome 17, fPanHyp1.pri, whole genome shotgun sequence genome, one window contains:
- the LOC113543521 gene encoding histone H2A, with translation MSGRGKTGGKARAKAKSRSSRAGLQFPVGRVHRLLRKGNYAERVGAGAPVYLAAVLEYLTAEILELAGNAARDNKKTRIIPRHLQLAVRNDEELNKLLGGVTIAQGGVLPNIQAVLLPKKTEKPAKSK, from the coding sequence ATGTCTGGCAGGGGGAAAACCGGAGGAAAGGCCCGAGCCAAGGCCAAGTCTCGTTCGTCCAGAGCTGGACTTCAGTTTCCAGTGGGTCGTGTCCACAGACTGTTACGCAAAGGGAACTACGCAGAGCGGGTAGGCGCGGGGGCGCCTGTGTATCTGGCCGCTGTGCTGGAATACCTGACGGCTGAAATCCTCGAGCTGGCCGGAAACGCGGCTAGAGACAACAAAAAGACGAGGATCATCCCCCGCCATTTGCAGCTCGCTGTCCGCAACGACGAGGAGCTCAATAAACTTTTAGGTGGCGTTACCATCGCCCAGGGCGGAGTGTTGCCAAACATCCAAGCTGTTCTGCTGCCCAAGAAAACCGAGAAACCAGCCAAGAGCAAGTGA
- the LOC113543522 gene encoding histone H2B 3, translating to MPDPAKSAPAPKKGSKKAVTKTQKKGDKKRRKTRKESYAIYVYKVLKQVHPDTGISSKAMGIMNSFVNDIFERIAGEASRLAHYNKRSTITSREIQTAVRLLLPGELAKHAVSEGTKAVTKYTSSK from the coding sequence ATGCCTGATCCTGCGAAATCCGCCCCAGCTCCTAAGAAGGGCTCGAAAAAGGCTGTGACTAAGACACAGAAGAAGGGGGACAAGAAAAGGCGCAAGACCAGGAAAGAAAGCTATGCCATTTACGTGTACAAAGTGTTAAAACAAGTCCACCCGGACACTGGTATTTCATCCAAAGCAATGGGCATCATGAATTCATTCGTGAATGACATCTTCGAGCGCATTGCCGGCGAAGCTTCACGCCTGGCTCATTACAACAAGCGCTCCACCATCACATCCCGAGAGATTCAGACCGCTGTTCGCCTGCTTTTGCCAGGAGAACTGGCTAAACACGCCGTGTCCGAGGGCACCAAGGCTGTGACCAAGTACACTAGCTCCAAGTGA